From Pedobacter aquae:
TTAGATATAGCCGCTACTCACGAAAAGCGAAAACCACTTTAGATATGGTTAAAGCGGTTGCCCGTCAAGTTAACATTCCCTTTACTATAGGTGGTGGTATTAGTGAATTAAAAGACGCTGAAGCCCTTTTAAATGCTGGTGCAGATAAAATATCTATCAATTCTGCCGCTGTAAGAAGACCAGAATTAATTAATGAATTAGCCAATGCTTTCGGCGTACAATTTGTGGTTTTAGCTGTTGATACCAAGCATTTGCCTCAGGGAGATTTTGTTCATTTAAATGGAGGTAGAATTCCTACAGAAATACAAACACAACACTGGATAAAGGAAGCAGAAAGTAGAGGTGCTGGCGAAATATTATTAACATCCATGGATAAAGACGGTACAAAATCTGGCTTTGATAATATCCTCCTAAAAGAAATTAATGATAGGGTTACCATACCTGTTATAGCTTCTGGTGGCGCCGGTAATGAACAAGATTTTATAGATGTTTTTCAAAAATCTGATGTTGATGCAGCTTTAGCTGCTTCTGTTTTTCATTATGGCGAGATATTAATTCCAGAATTGAAGGCTTTATTAAAACAAAATAACATAGCGGTAAGAATATAAGAGCTAATTTTTAGTAATTTTAAGTAATGGAATCCATCACAATAGAAATATTAAATCCAAAAGTTAAAAGGCTATTACAAAATTTAGCAGACTTAAATCTAATTGCTATTTCGCAAAATGAAGCAACTTCTGAAGATCTTAAACAATGGGATTTGCTAACAAAAGAGCAACAAGAGGGGATTTTTGATGCCATAGAATCTGTAAAATCAGGTAAAGGGAAACCGCATAATGAAGTAATGGATAAACTAAAAAAAATCTATAAATGATTAATGAGATAGTTTGGTCTCCTGAATCTGAAAATGATTTATCCATTATCCTAGAATACCTTGTATCAAAATGGAATATTAAAGTTGCTACCCATTTTTTAGATGAAATTGAGCATCAAATACAACTCATAGACAGTAACCCTAAATTGTATCCTATAATTCATAAAGAACAACAGTTTAGACAATGTGTCATCACAAAACATAATAGTTTGATTTACGGTCATGAAAACAAACAGATTATTATCCTAAGAATTTTTGACACGAGACAAAATCCAAAAAAATTAAAATTTCAGTAATAGTGAAAATAGATTTCCAAAAAAGCGATGGCTTAGTGCCAGTAATAATTCAGGATGAGCAAACATTAGAAGTTTTAATGTTAGGCTACATGAATGAAGAAGCTTATTTAAAAACAGAGCAAGAAGGAAAAGTCACTTTTTTTTCTCGTTCAAAAAATAGGTTATGGACAAAAGGTGAAGAAAGCGGAAATTTTCTTTTTGTAAAATCTATCAGTATAGATTGTGACAAAGACACCATTTTAATAAAAGCTAACCCGGTTGGACCAACCTGCCATACAGGTTCTAGAAGTTGCTTTTTTACTGATTATAATCAAAACTTCATCTTTAAACTAGAAGCTATCATTAAAGATAGGTACGATAACCCTAGTCAAGAATCATACGTTAATAAACTACGCCAAAAAGGATTAAATAAAATTGCACAAAAAGTTGGCGAAGAAGGTGTAGAAACCGTAATTGCCGCTTTAGCAGAAACAGATGCAGATTTTATAAACGAATCTTCTGATTTAGTTTTCCATCTTTTGGTTCTTTTAAAAGAAAAAGGCTTCACGCTAGAAGATATTGCTAAAAACCTAGAAGGCAGACATAAATAGACGTGAGATACTGTTTTATGATTTAAGTTTAAATGATGAGAGTAGATACTTTAGAAGGCCATAATAACCCAGTTTATGCCGTCATCAGTCATCCAAAGCTTCCATTAGTATATACCGCAGGTAATGATAAAGGAATTGTTGAGTGGGACTTAGTTAGCCAAAAGCATAACCGTATTTTCAATCAAGTTAAAAGCACTATTTACGCTTTAGAAATTGTAATTACTCAGCAATTACTAATTGCTGGTTGTAATGATGGTACACTTTTATTCTTTGACTTAACAAGCACCAAACTTTTAAAAACAATTCCTCTAGCAGCTGCTATTTTCCATATCAAATATCATCCTGTTAAAGAAGAACTCATCGTTTCTACAGATAATGGAAGTATTTTCATTATCTCTCTTACAGATAAAAGCATATTACACCAGTTTAAATCAGGTAATGAGAAAATAAGAGCTTTTGATTTTAGCGATGTTTTAAATTATCTGGTAACAGCTTCTAATGATAATTCAGTAAGGATTTATAACCTTCAGGATTACACTTTTATACACGAATTTGAAGCACATAGCATGGGTGTTGGCGCAGTAAAATTCTCTCCAGACCAC
This genomic window contains:
- a CDS encoding type II toxin-antitoxin system RelE/ParE family toxin, which codes for MINEIVWSPESENDLSIILEYLVSKWNIKVATHFLDEIEHQIQLIDSNPKLYPIIHKEQQFRQCVITKHNSLIYGHENKQIIILRIFDTRQNPKKLKFQ
- the hisIE gene encoding bifunctional phosphoribosyl-AMP cyclohydrolase/phosphoribosyl-ATP diphosphatase HisIE gives rise to the protein MKIDFQKSDGLVPVIIQDEQTLEVLMLGYMNEEAYLKTEQEGKVTFFSRSKNRLWTKGEESGNFLFVKSISIDCDKDTILIKANPVGPTCHTGSRSCFFTDYNQNFIFKLEAIIKDRYDNPSQESYVNKLRQKGLNKIAQKVGEEGVETVIAALAETDADFINESSDLVFHLLVLLKEKGFTLEDIAKNLEGRHK
- a CDS encoding WD40 repeat domain-containing protein, whose amino-acid sequence is MRVDTLEGHNNPVYAVISHPKLPLVYTAGNDKGIVEWDLVSQKHNRIFNQVKSTIYALEIVITQQLLIAGCNDGTLLFFDLTSTKLLKTIPLAAAIFHIKYHPVKEELIVSTDNGSIFIISLTDKSILHQFKSGNEKIRAFDFSDVLNYLVTASNDNSVRIYNLQDYTFIHEFEAHSMGVGAVKFSPDHRFLLTGSRDAHLRSWHTQNWACEHNFPAHLFAIYKIAYHPTLPYFITCSRDKSIKIWRTDDLSLFKNLSIDKGLPGHRLSVNDACWSSDGKYIISVSDDKQVKVWDFTA